One stretch of Synechococcus sp. UW179A DNA includes these proteins:
- a CDS encoding HDIG domain-containing metalloprotein has translation MLPADLRSHRLARLWRSWLRSESPRRPVLRWNRLQKATLLILCVLVALVSSWPWLVEPDLRPGLAAPFDAVAPKNARVVDSEALEQRRSSLGSSTFVQVLDPQENEQIRMRLERHLSELERVAKSDDAERIGPVNLTMDEQLWLEKRTQDERRVWDMALRRALDRMLSQGLVNTLAQEQLQRASDLQLEDLNNVEKPGRSLGSKVLTTTLQGASNLQTDPVRSQRLIEDLITQQGIPTIEVNRGDLITRKGESISSQAYDVLDFFGMVNRSPKLGIWITRFTEALASCGVLLLVMRRERPCLEAPHGLLALGLLLLSQACKLWFGASVSPLAVIVPPTLLLAQGLGTTSALAWMAVASLLWPTPVTGLGEGRLLIAAATATIAALQAGRLRSRAQLLQLAVLLPVGAWLAELVLISREGQPLAGSWIRLPSDAGELASEALVLGLAMMLTILIIPLLESSFGLLTRARLMELADQERPLLRRLSAEAPGTFEHTLMICGLAEEGARSIGADVDLIRTGSLYHDVGKLHAPNWFIENQTSGENPHTQLNDPLASAGVLQAHVDEGLKLARRHRLPRPIADFIPEHQGTLRMGYFLHQARQQNPQISEKRFRYHGPTPRSKETGIMMLADGCEAALRSLPPDTSDQEARDTVKRIVEARISDGQLSQSSLSRAELELVMHSFVRVWRRMRHRRIPYPIPAKRSFSA, from the coding sequence ATGCTCCCGGCTGACTTGCGTTCGCATCGCCTTGCACGTCTATGGAGGTCCTGGCTCAGGAGCGAATCACCGCGCCGACCGGTGCTGCGCTGGAACAGGCTGCAGAAAGCCACACTGCTGATCCTCTGTGTGCTGGTGGCGCTGGTTTCAAGCTGGCCCTGGCTAGTGGAACCCGACCTACGGCCAGGTCTGGCCGCCCCCTTCGATGCAGTAGCCCCAAAAAACGCAAGAGTTGTTGATAGCGAAGCACTGGAACAGAGGCGATCAAGCCTCGGATCGAGCACCTTCGTGCAGGTTCTGGATCCTCAGGAAAATGAGCAAATCCGCATGCGGCTGGAGCGACATCTCAGCGAATTGGAACGGGTCGCCAAAAGCGATGACGCCGAACGAATCGGACCCGTGAATCTGACTATGGATGAGCAGCTGTGGCTGGAAAAAAGAACCCAAGATGAGCGTCGAGTCTGGGATATGGCCCTGCGCCGAGCCCTTGACAGGATGCTCAGTCAGGGGCTTGTCAACACACTTGCACAGGAACAGCTGCAACGGGCCAGCGACCTGCAGCTCGAAGACCTCAACAACGTCGAAAAACCAGGGCGCAGTCTGGGCAGCAAGGTACTGACCACCACGCTCCAAGGCGCCAGCAACCTTCAAACCGATCCGGTGCGGAGCCAGCGACTGATCGAAGACCTGATTACCCAACAAGGCATCCCCACGATTGAAGTCAATCGAGGCGATCTCATCACCCGCAAGGGGGAGTCGATCAGCTCTCAGGCCTATGACGTCCTGGATTTCTTCGGGATGGTGAATCGCAGTCCGAAGCTGGGAATCTGGATCACTCGTTTCACAGAAGCACTGGCCAGCTGTGGGGTTCTATTGCTGGTCATGCGCCGCGAACGTCCCTGCCTCGAGGCACCCCATGGCCTGCTCGCTCTGGGTCTATTGCTGCTGAGCCAGGCCTGCAAACTGTGGTTCGGCGCCTCAGTGAGCCCTCTGGCTGTGATCGTGCCGCCCACCCTTCTCCTGGCTCAAGGTCTAGGCACAACAAGTGCACTGGCCTGGATGGCTGTGGCCAGTCTTCTCTGGCCCACCCCAGTCACAGGCCTAGGCGAAGGGCGCCTGCTGATTGCCGCAGCCACGGCCACCATCGCTGCATTGCAGGCAGGTCGTTTGCGAAGCAGAGCCCAGCTGCTGCAACTCGCTGTCTTGCTGCCAGTAGGTGCATGGCTGGCTGAGCTTGTGCTGATAAGCCGAGAGGGCCAACCGCTTGCAGGGTCATGGATTCGCCTGCCTTCCGATGCAGGTGAACTCGCATCGGAAGCTCTAGTGCTGGGGCTGGCGATGATGCTGACGATCCTGATCATTCCTCTGCTGGAAAGCTCCTTTGGGTTGCTGACAAGAGCGCGGTTGATGGAACTGGCCGATCAGGAGCGCCCGTTGCTTCGGAGGCTTTCTGCAGAGGCCCCAGGCACCTTTGAACACACACTGATGATCTGCGGTTTGGCCGAGGAGGGTGCGCGGTCGATCGGCGCTGATGTCGACCTGATCAGAACAGGCTCGCTCTATCACGATGTAGGCAAGCTTCATGCCCCCAACTGGTTCATCGAAAATCAGACCAGTGGAGAGAATCCACACACTCAGCTGAACGACCCCTTAGCCAGTGCAGGAGTGCTCCAAGCGCACGTCGATGAAGGGCTGAAATTGGCGCGACGACATCGGCTTCCGCGCCCCATTGCCGACTTCATCCCTGAACATCAGGGCACGCTGCGAATGGGGTATTTCCTGCATCAAGCCCGTCAGCAGAACCCTCAAATCTCGGAGAAACGCTTCCGCTATCACGGACCAACGCCTCGCTCCAAGGAGACAGGGATCATGATGTTGGCGGACGGCTGTGAGGCGGCGTTGCGCTCGCTGCCTCCAGACACCAGTGATCAGGAAGCTCGTGACACGGTCAAACGGATCGTGGAGGCACGAATCAGCGACGGACAACTGAGCCAGAGCAGCCTCAGTCGGGCCGAACTGGAACTGGTGATGCATTCATTCGTCCGAGTGTGGCGAAGAATGCGTCATCGCCGCATTCCCTATCCCATTCCGGCAAAGCGCAGCTTCTCCGCTTGA
- the folD gene encoding bifunctional methylenetetrahydrofolate dehydrogenase/methenyltetrahydrofolate cyclohydrolase FolD gives MALRLDGKALAKTLELRLQSQIQSASQSACRPPGLAVLRVGDDPASAVYVANKEKACARIGVESYGSHLPADASAEQVLRAIRALNDDPRVDGILLQLPLPQGLDETPLLAAINPEKDADGLHTLNLGRLLKGEQGPRSCTPAGVMAMLRSADIDPAGRRAVVIGRSILVGQPMALMLQAANATVTIAHSRTKDLAVLTRQADILVVAAGRPEMLGAEHVSPGTVVVDVGIHRRPEGGLCGDVKAAELEPIAAALSPVPGGVGPMTVTMLLVNTVVAWCRRHGVDHDLADLII, from the coding sequence ATGGCCCTCAGGTTGGATGGCAAGGCCCTGGCCAAGACGCTCGAGCTAAGGCTCCAGTCTCAGATCCAATCCGCGAGTCAGTCCGCCTGTCGTCCGCCGGGGTTGGCTGTTTTGCGTGTGGGTGACGATCCTGCCAGTGCGGTCTACGTGGCCAATAAGGAAAAGGCCTGTGCCCGTATCGGTGTTGAGAGTTATGGATCTCACCTTCCGGCAGATGCTTCGGCTGAGCAGGTGTTACGGGCAATCCGTGCGTTGAATGACGATCCCAGAGTGGACGGGATCCTGTTGCAGCTTCCCCTGCCGCAGGGACTTGATGAAACACCTCTGCTGGCTGCAATCAATCCTGAAAAGGATGCCGATGGTTTACACACGCTGAATCTGGGCCGGTTGCTCAAGGGAGAGCAGGGTCCCCGCAGCTGCACTCCGGCCGGCGTGATGGCGATGCTGCGCAGTGCTGACATCGATCCGGCGGGTCGTCGTGCTGTGGTGATCGGACGCAGCATTCTGGTGGGGCAGCCAATGGCCCTAATGCTTCAGGCCGCGAACGCAACGGTGACCATTGCGCATTCGCGAACCAAGGATCTCGCTGTCCTAACCCGTCAGGCAGACATTCTCGTTGTGGCGGCCGGTCGTCCGGAAATGCTTGGAGCCGAGCACGTGAGCCCAGGCACGGTTGTGGTGGATGTTGGGATCCATCGTCGTCCTGAGGGGGGGCTTTGTGGTGATGTCAAGGCAGCAGAGCTGGAGCCCATTGCCGCAGCACTTTCTCCCGTGCCCGGAGGCGTTGGCCCCATGACCGTCACGATGCTGCTGGTGAACACCGTTGTGGCCTGGTGCCGTCGCCATGGGGTCGATCACGATCTGGCTGACTTAATCATCTGA
- the crtE gene encoding geranylgeranyl diphosphate synthase CrtE, which yields MTATATSPEGVPPPGEPQQSFDFKAYLNQSRERVEAALDASMGPERPESLRDAMRYSLLAGGKRLRPILCLAACELVGGDASQAMPTAVAVEMIHTMSLIHDDLPAMDNDDLRRGRPTNHKVYGDAMAILAGDALLSRAFEMVAVRSADVPAERLVKVVGELAMVSGAPGLVGGQVVDLECEGKQVDLETLEYIHLHKTAALLRACVVTGALIGGANDAQVQAMRTYANGIGLAFQIVDDILDVTASSEVLGKTAGKDLLADKTTYPKLLGLEPSRTRALELVRDAKAALQPWKNKAHPLLALADYVASRDR from the coding sequence ATGACCGCCACGGCGACCAGCCCTGAAGGCGTTCCGCCGCCGGGTGAGCCTCAGCAGAGCTTTGATTTCAAGGCTTATTTGAACCAGTCCCGCGAGCGGGTCGAAGCTGCACTGGATGCCTCGATGGGGCCTGAGCGACCTGAATCTCTCAGGGATGCGATGCGCTACTCCCTGCTGGCGGGAGGGAAGCGACTTCGCCCGATTCTTTGCCTTGCTGCCTGTGAGCTTGTAGGCGGTGATGCCTCACAGGCCATGCCCACGGCGGTGGCGGTTGAGATGATCCACACCATGTCGCTGATCCATGACGATCTGCCGGCAATGGACAATGACGACCTCAGGCGTGGCCGACCCACCAACCACAAGGTCTACGGCGATGCCATGGCCATTCTCGCCGGTGATGCACTGCTCAGTCGCGCCTTTGAGATGGTGGCGGTGCGGAGTGCTGATGTGCCTGCCGAGAGGTTGGTGAAGGTGGTCGGAGAGCTCGCCATGGTCTCCGGTGCTCCTGGCCTGGTGGGCGGACAGGTGGTTGATCTGGAATGCGAAGGCAAACAAGTCGACCTCGAGACGCTGGAATACATCCATCTGCATAAGACCGCTGCGCTGCTCAGAGCCTGCGTGGTTACGGGCGCATTGATCGGCGGCGCCAATGATGCCCAGGTCCAGGCCATGCGCACCTACGCCAATGGCATCGGCCTGGCGTTCCAGATTGTGGACGATATTCTCGATGTCACTGCCAGTAGTGAAGTCTTGGGAAAGACGGCGGGCAAGGATCTACTGGCGGACAAGACCACCTATCCAAAACTGCTCGGCCTGGAGCCTTCGAGAACCCGCGCCCTTGAATTGGTGAGAGATGCTAAGGCCGCTCTGCAGCCTTGGAAAAACAAGGCGCATCCTTTGCTGGCTCTGGCCGATTACGTGGCCAGTAGGGATCGTTGA
- a CDS encoding divergent PAP2 family protein — translation MDEVSLSIPLQILDNGVLAWGLAACGLAQLSKLLIELVAFRRWRPAVLFETGGMPSSHAALVSGTAAAVGWQEGFASSVFALAATVAFVVMYDASGIRRAAGFTAERVNALPESLWKTPFEKPLKERLGHSRTEVLVGSLLGPIVALLGLNFLGSPLQLTLLITNALG, via the coding sequence ATGGATGAGGTCTCTCTGAGCATCCCCCTGCAGATTCTTGACAATGGAGTTCTGGCTTGGGGGCTTGCAGCTTGCGGTCTGGCTCAACTGTCGAAGTTGTTGATTGAACTCGTCGCCTTCCGTCGTTGGAGGCCTGCGGTGCTGTTCGAAACCGGTGGGATGCCGTCCAGTCATGCAGCACTTGTGAGCGGTACGGCCGCGGCGGTGGGTTGGCAGGAGGGATTCGCCTCTTCCGTTTTTGCTCTGGCAGCCACAGTGGCGTTTGTGGTGATGTACGACGCCAGCGGTATTAGGCGTGCTGCCGGCTTTACCGCTGAACGGGTCAATGCCTTGCCGGAGTCTCTCTGGAAGACACCCTTCGAGAAACCACTCAAGGAACGTCTTGGGCATTCCCGAACGGAAGTTCTGGTCGGAAGCCTGTTGGGCCCGATAGTTGCCTTGCTTGGCCTCAATTTTCTGGGATCACCGCTTCAATTGACGTTACTGATCACCAACGCTCTGGGGTGA
- a CDS encoding ATP-dependent RecD-like DNA helicase codes for MTSFPHAELSLTEDQHKAAEAFSDWLQQNDSGLPFVLSGYAGSGKTFLSMRLLRQVESSGLCWTVVAPTHKAVGVLRQALSLEGLQPTWYPSTIHRLLRLKLKRQGDRELCESTEQTAGALEHLGLVLVDEASMVDSSLLSIALQCAHPFKTRLVFVGDPAQLPPVGESESPVFGMNRAVSACLREVVRHQGPVLQLASCLRDGRLPCEVPPLLPPVRSDLGQVGVLNRSDWLSRAQEGLRQAAACDNPDAARILCYTNRRLEALVPHARRAIHGEMADQMAVLPGEVLITRTAVMAPASSDGGETGEEPDLVLGSNRELVVEDVTPERCDLAEFGVSGEAQLSLAGLGVPVIETLNAKVRSGELELNLRLQPPSGSQAREQLDALLKRLAQEARNAGKRGGRPLWRRYFLVRDAFASLGPAAVLTVHRSQGSSFGEVFVADDVFPRSLDRLAPERRVFHQQLAYVAVSRARHGVYLVGDSQCNAASWNKALRGMG; via the coding sequence GTGACGTCATTTCCCCATGCTGAACTGAGCCTCACCGAGGATCAACACAAGGCTGCAGAAGCCTTCTCTGATTGGCTGCAGCAGAATGACTCTGGCCTTCCCTTTGTCCTCAGCGGCTATGCCGGCAGTGGCAAGACCTTTCTGTCGATGCGCTTGCTGAGGCAGGTGGAAAGCAGTGGTCTCTGTTGGACCGTCGTGGCTCCAACCCACAAAGCTGTGGGTGTTTTACGGCAAGCCCTCAGTCTCGAAGGTCTTCAGCCCACCTGGTACCCCTCCACGATCCATCGCTTGCTGCGTCTGAAGCTCAAGCGACAGGGTGATCGGGAGCTTTGCGAATCCACTGAGCAAACTGCCGGAGCGTTGGAGCATCTCGGTCTGGTGCTGGTCGATGAGGCCTCCATGGTCGACAGCTCGCTGCTGTCGATTGCTTTGCAGTGTGCTCACCCGTTCAAAACACGCTTGGTGTTTGTGGGTGATCCTGCCCAGTTGCCACCGGTGGGTGAAAGCGAAAGCCCTGTGTTTGGCATGAATCGTGCTGTTTCTGCTTGTTTGCGTGAGGTTGTTCGTCATCAGGGACCAGTCCTTCAGCTTGCCAGTTGTCTGCGCGATGGTCGTTTGCCCTGTGAAGTGCCACCGCTGCTGCCTCCTGTTCGCTCTGATCTGGGTCAGGTGGGCGTGCTGAACCGAAGCGACTGGTTATCGCGTGCGCAGGAGGGTCTGCGCCAGGCCGCGGCCTGTGATAACCCTGATGCGGCTCGAATCCTCTGCTACACCAATCGCCGACTGGAGGCTTTGGTGCCCCATGCCCGCAGGGCTATTCATGGAGAGATGGCGGATCAGATGGCCGTGTTGCCCGGTGAGGTGTTGATCACGCGTACAGCAGTGATGGCACCGGCGTCCAGCGACGGGGGGGAGACCGGCGAGGAACCCGACCTGGTGCTGGGTTCTAATCGAGAACTCGTCGTTGAAGATGTGACTCCGGAACGCTGCGACCTGGCGGAGTTCGGAGTTTCCGGTGAAGCGCAGCTGTCGTTGGCCGGGCTGGGTGTGCCTGTGATTGAGACCCTCAATGCCAAGGTTCGCAGTGGAGAGCTTGAGCTCAATCTGCGCCTTCAGCCTCCTTCTGGAAGCCAGGCGAGGGAGCAACTCGATGCACTGCTGAAGCGTTTGGCTCAGGAAGCAAGGAATGCTGGAAAACGGGGCGGGCGACCGCTGTGGCGCCGCTACTTCCTGGTGAGGGATGCTTTCGCATCACTTGGGCCTGCTGCGGTGCTCACGGTGCATCGCAGTCAGGGCAGCAGCTTTGGTGAGGTTTTTGTTGCCGATGATGTGTTCCCCCGCAGCCTTGATCGTCTCGCGCCTGAGCGGCGGGTGTTTCATCAACAGCTGGCCTATGTGGCTGTCAGTCGTGCCAGGCATGGGGTTTATCTGGTGGGTGATAGCCAATGCAATGCAGCATCCTGGAACAAGGCTTTGCGCGGGATGGGCTAG
- a CDS encoding GAP family protein: MSDTTLWAELLAYGTGIGLSPIHIAVLLLLLLGPNPIKRGGWFVATWVITTLLAATLLVTVGHSLLLDMSHGSHHRTGLDLLAGGALVAIGGRELIKSFTEGSEPPAWTKGIDRFLAMPLPLLLVLGSIGEIISPDDIVLFAKSAGVVLSAQLPTWQEAVGLFAFTFGASLFLLTPFVAVVIGRDKVIPLLEKGKSVLFARGSLLVGGVSLGLGIYLGWQGVSGITAI; this comes from the coding sequence ATGAGCGACACAACCCTCTGGGCGGAACTTCTGGCCTATGGCACAGGCATTGGCCTCTCACCGATCCATATCGCCGTTCTCTTGCTGCTGCTTTTGGGTCCGAACCCCATCAAAAGAGGCGGATGGTTTGTCGCAACCTGGGTGATCACCACGCTTCTCGCAGCAACGCTGCTGGTGACGGTGGGGCATTCGCTTTTGCTGGACATGAGTCATGGCTCCCATCACCGCACCGGCTTGGATCTACTGGCAGGTGGCGCGCTGGTCGCCATTGGTGGGCGAGAACTGATCAAATCCTTCACCGAGGGTTCGGAGCCACCGGCCTGGACGAAAGGCATCGATCGTTTCCTGGCCATGCCGCTACCGCTGCTGCTCGTGCTGGGATCGATCGGTGAAATCATTAGTCCTGATGACATCGTGCTGTTTGCCAAGTCAGCAGGAGTGGTTCTTTCCGCACAGTTACCCACCTGGCAGGAAGCGGTCGGCCTGTTCGCTTTCACATTCGGAGCCAGCCTGTTTCTGCTCACTCCTTTTGTTGCAGTTGTCATCGGCCGCGACAAAGTGATCCCCCTGCTTGAGAAAGGCAAATCGGTGCTGTTTGCCCGGGGCAGTCTTCTGGTCGGTGGGGTCAGCCTTGGGCTGGGGATCTACCTGGGATGGCAGGGCGTCAGCGGCATCACAGCAATCTGA